One Onthophagus taurus isolate NC chromosome 11, IU_Otau_3.0, whole genome shotgun sequence genomic window carries:
- the LOC111414393 gene encoding teneurin-m isoform X4 — translation MSYSQGKGRLYAAYSLSGSEGEVSPRRYPQHTYQHPLYQQPAGLSDTPSSENASDATLTDSELALARDSTLLVHNGCLLDSATSRPPDVPPRNPTMSRLNGRLATAPPPDPGQDFEPSCLVRTPSGNVYIPGGTLNHPKNTTMDYKSNSSCSSPSKDIKNPDRLGAIPYGTPVPVLPVRNNLHRPASSHFPPGSRFHFRKGLASKCTWKCTAIALMIVSFIMIAAIACILVSGVLNWSYQNSNACTVVVDENTEVLAPKATTSETNLSTSSKPRPSSSSGGNYGVVARKRRDVNNRHDDSDLNGSTFSTIEHDTSAPLHDYTTTINSEEETTHEDDDASIPTVEDIFNEFIPEEEDSEWENLNTISTEENDVTTILMDDLIEVTEKPNIAHDLSKELTDLNLSALDNVESKMNPKKFVETNSVHDFDVNTPTKPPSIQYIDVPTIKNQISKKITVNVTISTDPDSKNPSSQNVYVLSVSVPTDSKENPDVIHNSDVHLIPSALTKLDHPIKETPIESSDRWGGECQCSCPCMDDPDFFKKDYSKEIALDYDAINNSFLLENETEVTTEAASTTTEWTTWSSCSDMTTTPPPPTILILEGARTFPAKSFPPDGTTFAQISLGQRLSKEIPPYGYWNMQFYQSEAAYVKFDYNIPRGASIGVYARRNALPTHTQYHILEVLSGFKARTTRASYSSVKKEVTHYMEQGHWFLSLYNDDGDPQEISFVAAVADDMTHNCPNGCSGKGECLMGHCQCNPGFGGDDCSEIDCPHPTCNAHGYCLEGTCICKKGWKGVDCSQMDKDALQCLPDCSGHGTFDLDTQTCTCEARWSGDDCSKELCDLDCGQHGHCVSESCQCDPGWSGEYCNLKQCDIRCNEHGQCKNGTCLCVTGWNGKHCTMEGCPNSCSNHGHCKMSLEGAWYCNCDHGWDGRDCSVLLEQSCEDNRDNDKDGLIDCQDPECCLNPACRTSQLCVSAPKPTDILLRKQPPAITASFFERMKFLIDEGSLQNYARQETFNESVFWNHFNTSRSAVVRGRVTTQMAKGLMGVRVSTSTPLEGFTLTREDGWFDLLVNGGGAVTLQFGRSPFRAQSHIVFVPWNEVIIIDNIVMVTGEERTLSHIITPCLPHDYDTMKPVVLATWKHGFQGACPDKSAILAESQVVQESLQIPGTGLNLVYHSSRAAGYLSTIQLQLTPESIPPTLYLIHLRITIEGILFEKTFEADPIIKFTYAWNRTNVYRQRVYGVTTAIVKVGYEYSDCKDIIWDVQTTKLSGHDMSISEVGGWNLDIHHRYNFHEGILQKGDGSNIYLKHKPRVILTTMGDGHQRPLDSTDFEGQASKQRLLAPVALAAAPDGSLFVGDFNLVRKILTDGTVRTIVRLNSTRVSYRYHMALSPLDGVLYISDPESHQIIKVKSLSDYTDPDRNWETVVGSGERCLPGDEAHCGDGALARDAKLAYPKGVAVSNDNILYFADGTNIRMVDRDGIVTTVIGNHMHKSHWKPIPCEGTLNIEEVHLRWPTELAINPLDNSLHIIDDHMILQLTPDGRVKVIAGRPLHCASPLTGYDMELATHATLVMPQSIGFSAAGDLYVAESDSQRINRIRVIGTDGKISPYAGAESKCNCLERGCDCFEADHFLASNSKFNTISAVAVSPDGNVHIGDQANYRIRSVMASIPDASTSREYEIFSPETQEIYIFNRFGQHIATKNILTGETNYLFTYNVNTSNGKLSTVTDAAGNKVFLLRDYSSQVNSIENTKGQKCRLRMSRLRMLHELSTPDNYNVTFDYHGQSGLLKTKIDSSGRSYVYNYDEFGRLTSAVTPTGKVISLSFDLSLKGATVKIWQNSKNPDSMLIKGSVVLNRIGESEQKTILLPNGAVETTSSWGHTITTDTVPYSVLSEIDPLLGESYPIPAKQRTEVGGDLANRFEWRYFLRRIQNGKSKNSPKTIAQVGRKLRINGENLLTLEYDRESASVSVFMDDRVELLNVTYDRTARPIKWGPRNGIFAEVELEYDRFSRLISWKWGDLNESYGFDHAGRLNEIKYGDGSSMIYAFKDMFSSLPLKVTTPRGSDYLLQYDDAGALQSLTTPRGHIHTFSLQTSLGFFKYQYFSPMNRHPYEIIYNDDGQILAKVYPHQSGRVAYVYDSSGKLETSLAGLNSIHYIYHEPSSLVKSVDIVEPNFELKDEFKYHGGILKDEKLKFNGKTSLNNAHYKFAYDGNARLSAVEVDINGKEMPALRLKYNQNLGSLEGINDLRIYRNTFNRSVMQDTSKQFFSIMDYDEHGRTKSILINIKSFDVFRLELEYDKRSRISMQKLLIGKSSSMDRINYNADGHVLEVIGTSSWKYVYDENGNIIGIIKGKEKITLGYDSGDRVVQYGDVEFTNYDNRGFVIRRGEQKYRYNTRGQLIHAYERDKFQTWYYYDDRGRMIAWNDEHGNITQFFYSNPSTPDLVTHVHFPKTGHTFRYLYDERDFIITVETAEQRFYVATDQDGSPLALFDINGNLIKEMRRTPFGSILMDTNPNFYLAVDFHGGIYDPNTKLVYLHKRLYDPVVGQWMTPAWEQLATKLTTPTDVFIYRFQNNDPINHKMSINYMTDLYSWMKLYGYDVKKMMGSEYISKMIYRPKATVTSRQLAPDFGVMSGLQCIVEKVNEKFADLGFIPKPLLKMEPKTRNLLPRVAYRKAVFGEGVLISRVSDRALVSVVENVNGVVQDVVTSVFNNSFFLDLHFSIHDQDVFYFVKDNVLKIRDDLEELKRLGGMFNVSTHETTDHGTGKELRLHNPDAVVIIKYGADPNQERSRILKHAHKRAVERAWEREKQLVAAGFQGRGEWTEEEKEELISHGYVDGYEGVAIHNTQKYSQLADDPGNVGFQRDAKRKRRKSGLRRSRQHRHES, via the exons ATCATCCGAAGAATACCACCATGGACTATAAGTCGAATTCGTCCTGCAGCAGTCCTTCCAAGGACATCAAAAATCCAGACAGGCTAGGAGCAATCCCGTATGGAACACCCGTTCCCGTTTTGCCAGTCCGAAACAACTTACATCGACCTGCATCCAGCCATTTCCCTCCCGGAAGCAGATTCCACTTTAGGAAAGGTCTGGCGTCGAAGTGCACGTGGAAATGCACCGCCATAGCTCTTATGATCGTATCTTTCATCATGATCGCCGCAATTGCTTGCATTTTAG TGTCAGGCGTGCTGAACTGGTCATATCAAAACTCCAACGCCTGCACAGTGGTGGTGGACGAGAACACGGAGGTTTTAGCACCGAAGGCCACAACATCCGAAACCAACCTGTCGACATCCAGCAAACCCAGGCCGAGCAGTAGTAGCGGAGGTAATTACGGAGTTGTAGCTAGAAAACGTAGAGATGTGAATAACAGGCATGATGATTCCGATCTAAACGGTTCCACATTTTCAACTATCGAGCATGATACTTCTGCACCTTTGCATGACTACACCACAACCATCAATAGCGAAGAAGAAACTACCCACGAAGACGACGATGCCTCCATTCCAACCGTAGAAGATATCTTCAACGAATTCATTCCTGAAGAAGAAGATTCGGAATgggaaaatttaaatacaataagCACCGAAGAAAATGATGTGACAACGATTTTAATGGACGATTTAATCGAAGTTACCGAAAAACCAAACATCGCACACGATCTTTCTAAAGAACTAACAGATCTTAACCTTTCTGCTCTTGATAACGTTGAAtctaaaatgaatccaaaaaaatttgtagaaacTAATTCGGTGCATGATTTTGATGTGAACACCCCAACTAAACCCCCTTCTATACAATACATCGACGTCCCAActatcaaaaatcaaatttcaaagaaaataactGTTAACGTTACAATATCAACCGATCCTGACTCCAAAAACCCCTCATCCCAAAACGTCTACGTTCTTTCCGTATCCGTCCCCACGGATTCCAAGGAAAACCCGGACGTCATCCATAATTCCGACGTTCATCTGATCCCTTCAGCTTTAACAAAGCTTGACCATCCTATAAAAGAAACCCCGATAGAGTCTTCCGACCGATGGGGCGGCGAATGCCAATGCTCTTGCCCGTGCATGGATGATcccgatttttttaagaaggACTACTCTAAAGAGATCGCTCTCGATTACGACGCGATTAACAATTcctttttattagaaaatgagACAGAGGTAACCACCGAAGCCGCTTCCACCACTACGGAGTGGACAACATGGTCCTCATGTTCCGATATGACCACTACACCTCCACCTCCAACCATTCTGATCCTCGAAG GCGCAAGGACATTTCCTGCAAAATCTTTTCCGCCGGATGGCACAACATTCGCTCAAATTTCGTTGGGGCAAAGATTATCTAAAGAAATTCCACCCTATGGTTATTGGAACATGCAGTTTTACCAGTCCGAAGCTGcttatgtcaaatttgattataacatTCCCAGAGGTGCGAGTATAGGTGTATATGCCAGAAGAAATGCCCTTCCCACACACACCCAGTATCATATTCTGGAAGTCCTTAGTGGATTTAAAGCTCGAACTACCCGAGCGTCTTAT tcTTCTGTGAAGAAAGAAGTAACCCATTACATGGAGCAAGGTCATTGGTTCCTATCATTGTATAACGACGACGGCGATCCACAAGAAATCAGTTTCGTTGCAGCAGTAGCAGACGATATGACCCACAATTGTCCTAATGGTTGTAGCGGAAAAGGGGAATGTCTAATGGGCCATTGTCAGTGTAATCCCGGTTTTGGAGGAGACGATTGCAGCGAAA ttgACTGTCCTCATCCAACCTGTAACGCACACGGATATTGTTTGGAAGGAACTTGCATATGCAAAAAAGGATGGAAAGGCGTGGATTGCAGCCAAATGGATAAAGACGCTTTACAGTGTCTTCCGGATTGTTCAGGTCATGGGACGTTCGATTTAGATACGCAAACGTGCACTTGCGAAGCTCGTTGGTCCGGAGATGATTGCTCTAAAGAACTTTGCGATTTGGATTGCGGACAACACGGACATTGCGTTTCAGAATCGTGCCAATGCGATCCTGGATGGTCTGGGGAATACTGCAACTTAAAACAATGTGATATTCGATGTAACGAACATGGTCAATGTAAAAACGGAACGTGTTTATGTGTCACTGGATGGAATGGAAAACATTGCACCATGGAAGGATGCCCGAATAGTTGTTCAAACCATGGACATTGTAAAATGTCGTTGGAAGGAGCTTGGTACTGTAATTGCGATCATGGGTGGGATGGAAGAGATTGTAGTGTATTACTTGAACAAAGTTGTGAGGATAATAGGGATAATGATAAAg atggaTTAATTGACTGTCAAGACCCTGAATGTTGTTTAAACCCAGCGTGTAGAACGAGCCAATTGTGTGTATCAGCACCAAAACCAACCGatattttgttaagaaaacaACCGCCAGCGATCACAGCTTCATTCTTTGAAAGAATGAAATTCTTAATTGATGAAGGAAGTTTACAAAATTACGCCAGACAAGAGACCTTCAATGAGAG TGTTTTCTGGAATCATTTTAATACAAG CCGATCTGCTGTTGTTCGAGGACGCGTTACCACTCAAATGGCTAAAGGATTAATGGGAGTTCGCGTTAGTACTAGCACACCATTAGAAGGTTTCACTTTAACCCGCGAAGATGGTTGGTTTGATCTCCTAGTAAATGGTGGAGGCGCCGTTACGTTACAATTCGGTAGGAGTCCGTTTAGAGCTCAAAGCCACATCGTTTTTGTACCATGGAACGAAGTTATTATCATCGATAACATTGTAATGGTAACAGGAGAAGAAAGAACGTTATCACATATTATAACACCTTGTTTACCTCACGACTACGACACCATGAAACCCGTGGTTTTAGCCACTTGGAAGCATGGGTTTCAAGGAGCTTGTCCGGATAAAAGCGCTATTTTAGCCGAATCCCAAGTCGTTCAAGAGAGCTTACAAATACCCGGAACCGgcttaaatttagtttatcaCAGTTCGAGAGCGGCGGGATATTTATCTACGATCCAATTACAACTAACACCCGAAAGTATACCACCGACTTTATATTTGATTCATTTGCGAATTACCATTGAAGGGATTTTATTTGAGAAAACATTCGAGGCTGATcctattattaaatttacgtACGCATGGAATAGAACTAACGTGTATAGACAAAGGGTTTATGGAGTAACCACAGCTATTGTTAAAGTTGGATATGAATATTCTGATTGTAAAGACATTATATGGGACGTTCAAACGACTAAATTAAGCGGGCATGATATGAGTATATCTGAGGTTGGTGGTTGGAATTTAGATATTCATCATAGATATAATTTCCATGAAG GTATTTTACAAAAAGGCGATGGATCTAATATATATCTGAAACATAAACCGCGCGTTATTTTAACTACGATGGGGGATGGTCATCAAAGACCGTTAGATTCTACAGATTTCGAAGGACAAGCCTCTAAACAACGACTTCTTGCGCCAGTTGCTTTAGCAGCGGCTCCCGACGGTTCGTTATTTGTGGGcgattttaatttagtaaGAAAAATTCTTACTGATGGAACAGTGAGGACAATAGTTAGATTAAA ttCTACAAGAGTGTCGTATCGTTATCACATGGCTTTAAGTCCATTAGACGGTGTTTTGTACATATCCGACCCAGAATCGCACCAAAtcataaaagttaaaagtttAAGTGATTACACAGACCCCGATAGGAATTGGGAAACGGTCGTAGGATCTGGAGAAAGGTGTCTTCCGGGTGATGAGGCTCATTGTGGGGATGGTGCTTTGGCAAGAGACGCTAAATTGGCTTACCCCAAAGGAGTAGCTGTTTCTAACGACAACATCTTATATTTTGCTGATGGAACTAATATTCGAATGGTCGACCGCGACGGAATTGTTACAACAGTTATTGGAAATCACATGCATAAATCTCATTGGAAACCAATTCCTTGTGAAGGAACGTTAAACATCGAAGAAGTGCATTTGagatggccaacagaattagcTATAAATCCCCTAGATAATTCATTACACATCATTGATGATCACATGATTTTGCAATTAACTCCAGATGGACGAGTAAAAGTTATAGCGGGTAGACCGCTTCATTGTGCATCTCCTTTAACTGGTTATGACATGGAATTGGCTACACATGCAACGTTGGTTATGCCTCAAAGTATAGGATTTAGCGCCGCGGGTGATTTGTACGTAGCTGAAAGTGATTCTCAAAGGATAAACAGGATACGAGTTATCGGAACTGATGGGAAAATATCGCCATACGCCGGAGCCGAATCGAAATGTAATTGTTTAGAACGGGGGTGCGATTGCTTCGAAGCTGATCACTTCTTAGCTTCCAACTCGAAATTTAATACGATTTCTGCAGTTGCTGTTAGTCCAGATGGAAACGTACACATCGGAGATCAAGCAAATTATCGTATAAGATCCGTAATGGCGAGTATTCCAGATGCGAGTACATCAAGAGAATACGAAATTTTCTCACCAGAAACGcaagaaatttatattttcaatcGATTCGGTCAACATATAgccaccaaaaatattttaaccgGCGAAACAAATTACCTCTTTACTTACAACGTCAATACAAGCAACGGAAAATTAAGCACCGTAACAGACGCCGCTGgaaataaagtatttttattaagagatTATTCAAGTCAAGTTAATTCAATCGAAAACACCAAAGGACAAAAATGTAGATTAAGAATGTCACGATTAAGAATGCTGCACGAATTAAGCACACCAGATAATTACAACGTCACGTTCGATTACCACGGACAATCTggattattaaaaacaaaaatagataGTAGCGGAAGAAGTTACGTCTATAATTACGACGAATTTGGGCGACTTACATCTGCTGTAACTCCAACTGGAAAAGTTATAAGCTTATCCTTTGATCTCTCGTTAAAAGGTGCGACTGTAAAGATTTGGCAAAACTCCAAAAACCCCGAttcaatgttaattaaagGATCTGTCGTTTTAAATCGCATTGGAGAATCTGAACAAAAAACTATTCTCCTTCCAAATGGGGCTGTCGAAACAACATCTTCATGGGGACACACCATAACAACTGATACAGTTCCTTATTCGGTTTTGAGCGAAATCGATCCGCTTTTGGGAGAAAGTTACCCAATTCCGGCGAAACAAAGAACAGAAGTCGGCGGCGATTTAGCGAATCGTTTCGAATGGAGGTACTTTTTAAGGCGAATTCAAAACGGAAAATCTAAAAACTCACCGAAAACCATCGCCCAAGTTGGAAGAAAACTAAGAATTAACGGCGAAAATCTTTTAACTTTGGAATACGATCGCGAATCGGCTTCCGTTTCAGTTTTTATGGATGATAGGGTTGAATTGTTAAATGTTACCTACGATAGAACAGCTCGACCTATTAAATGGGGACCTAGAAATGGGATCTTTGCAGAAGTTGAGTTGGAATACGATCGTTTTAGTCGACTTATTAGTTGGAAATGGGGAGATCTTAATGAAAGTTATGGATTTGATCATGCTGGGcgattaaatgaaattaaatacgGAGATGGTTCTTCTATGATTTATGCGTTTAAAGATATGTTTAGTAGTTTG cCATTAAAAGTAACAACACCGAGGGGATCAGATTATCTTCTTCAATATGATGACGCAGGAGCTCTCCAATCTTTAACAACACCACGTGGACATATTCACACTTTCTCCTTGCAAACATCATTAGGATTTTTCAAATACCAATATTTCTCCCCAATGAATCGTCATCCAtacgaaataatttataatgacGACGGTCAAATCCTAGCCAAAGTTTATCCACATCAATCGGGAAGAGTAGCTTACGTTTACGATTCATCAGGAAAATTAGAAACGTCTTTAGCTGGGTTAAATTCAATCCATTACATTTACCACGAACCATCAAGTTTGGTGAAAAGCGTAGATATCGTCGAAcccaattttgaattaaaagacGAATTTAAATACCATGGtggtattttaaaagatgaaaaGCTCAAATTTAACGGAAAAACCAGTTTAAATAATGCCCATTATAAATTTGCTTACGATGGAAACGCCCGATTATCAGCAGTTGAGGTTGATATAAACGGAAAGGAGATGCCAGCTTTGAGATTGAAATACAATCAAAATTTGGGAAGTTTAGAAGGAATAAACGATTTGAGGATTTATAGAAATACATTCAATAGATCTGTTATGCAAGATACAAGCAAACAATTCTTTTCAATCATGGACTATGATGAGCATGGTAGGactaaatcgattttaattaatatcaaatcGTTCGATGTATTCAGATTGGAATTAGAATATGACAAACGCAGTAGAATTAGTATGCAAAAATTACTTATTGGAAAATCATCTAGTATGGATCGAATTAATTACAATGCTGATGGACACGTTTTGGAAGTAATAGGAACGAGTAGTTGGAAATATGTATATGATGAAAATGGAAATATTATTGGAATAAtcaaaggaaaagaaaaaatcaccttGGGTTATGATAGCGGTGATAGAGTCGTTCAATATGGAGACGTTGAATTTACAAATTACGATAATCGCGGATTTGTTATTCGCAGAGGTGAACAAAAATATAGATACAACACCAGAGGACAACTAATCCATGCTTATGAAAGAGACAAGTTCCAAACTTGGTATTATTATGATGATAGGGGTAGAATGATAGCTTGGAATGACGAACACGGAAATATCACCCAATTCTTCTATTCAAATCCAAGCACACCAGATTTAGTAACTCACGTGCATTTCCCCAAAACTGGCCATACATTCCGTTATTTATATGATGAAAGAGATTTTATTATCACTGTTGAAACTGCAGAACAAAGATTTTACGTGGCAACCGATCAAGATGGATCACCATTAGCACTTTTCGATATTAACGGAAacttaattaaagaaatgCGAAGAACTCCGTTTGGATCAATCCTCATGGACACAAATCCCAATTTCTACTTAGCTGTTGATTTTCACGGCGGTATTTATGACCCTAACACCAAATTAGTTTATCTACATAAGAGATTATATGATCCTGTTGTTGGACAATGGATGACTCCAGCTTGGGAGCAACTAGCAACGAAATTAACGACACCAACAGACGTTTTTATCTATAGATTCCAAAATAACGACCCAATCAATCATAAAATGAGCATTAATTATATGACAGATTTATATAGTTGGATGAAATTGTATGGATatgatgttaaaaagatgatgGGGTCTGAATATATTAGCAAGATGATTTATAGACCCAAAGCTACGGTTACATCACGACAATTAGCACCAGATTTTGGAGTTATGTCAGGGTTACAATGTATAGTTGAAAAG gtGAATGAAAAGTTCGCAGATTTAGGTTTCATTCCAAaacctttattaaaaatggaaCCAAAAACTCGAAATCTCCTTCCAAGAGTAGCTTATCGTAAGGCAGTCTTTGGAGAAGGTGTTTTAATATCAAGAGTAAGCGATCGCGCCCTAGTTAGCGTTGTAGAAAATGTAAACGGTGTTGTACAAGATGTCGTCACCTCAGTCTTTAATAACTCCTTCTTCCTTGACCTACACTTTAGTATCCATGATCAAGATGTTTTCTATTTCGTTAAAGacaacgttttaaaaatcagAGATGATTTAGAAGAATTAAAACGGCTCGGCGGGATGTTTAACGTATCCACCCACGAAACCACCGATCATGGAACAGGAAAAGAATTAAGATTGCATAATCCTGATGCTGTTGTAATTATCAAATACGGAGCGGATCCAAATCAAGAAAGATCGCGGATATTAAAGCATGCACATAAACGTGCTGTGGAGAGAGCTTGGGaaagagaaaaacaattagTTGCTGCTGGTTTTCAAGGTCGCGGAGAATGGactgaagaagaaaaagaggaATTGATATCTCACGGTTATGTGGATGGTTACGAAGGAGTAGCCATCCATAACACACAGAAATACTCACAATTGGCCGACGATCCGGGTAACGTTGGCTTTCAAAGAGATGCGAAACGAAAAAGACGAAAGAGCGGGTTAAGAAGATCACGGCAACACCGCCACGAGTCGTGA